DNA from Nitrospiraceae bacterium:
CTCGCTGTTAAAAAGGAATTCGGCCAATGTTCTCGCAAGCTCGGTCTTTCCCACACCGGTCGGGCCAAGGAAAATAAACGAGCCAATCGGCTTTCGTGCCTCCTTCAAACCGGCTCGCGACCGCCGAATGGCACGCGCCACTGCAGAGATGGCTTCGTTTTGGCCGACTACTCGTTTGTGGAGAAATTCCTCCATGCGGAGCAGCTTGTTCGATTCCTCTTCCTCCAGCTTGAAGAGCGGGATGCCGGTCATCTTGGAGACGACATAGGCTACGTCTTCCTTGCCGATCGTCGGCTTCTGCTTCTCCTGATTTTTCTTCCATTCACGTTTGGATTCGTCTAGAAGCTTGCGCAACCGCTCTTCTTCTTCCCTGTGGCGCACGGCTTCCTCGAAATTCTGCATCGAGATCGCCATTTCCTTGTCACGCGAGACTTTCTTCAGTTCCTGTTCCATTGCCTTGAGCTCAGACGGCAGCGCGTAAGTTTGAAGCTTGGCTCGTGACCCCGTCTCGTCGATCAGGTCAATGGCCTTGTCCGGCAAGAACCGATCGGTGATATATCGATCGGATAGTTTGACCGCTTCGACGATGGCGTCCTCCGTAATTTCGACACCATGGTGCTCTTCATACCGATCCCGCAGACCTTGGATGATCCGCACCGTTTCATCGATGCTCGGCGGCTGTACATAAATCGGTTGGAACCGGCGCTTGAGCGCACCGTCCTTCTCGATGTGTTTCCGATACTCATCAAGCGTCGTGGCCCCGATGCATTGGATTTCGCCGCGGGACAACGCCGGCTTGAGCATGTTCGAGGCGTCGATCGACCCCTCCGCTGCCCCGGCACCCACAAGGGTATGAAGTTCGTCGATAAAGATGATGATATTGCCGGCCTGCACAATCTCCTTCATCACGACCTTCAGACGTTCTTCGAATTGCCCTCGATACTTCGTCCCGGCTACTAACGAGCCGAGATCGAGCGCGATCACCCGACGCGACAAGAGATTGTCCGGAACTTCAGACATGACAATCCGCTGGGCCAGTCCTTCCACGATGGCGGTCTTTCCGACACCCGATTCGCCGATCAGCACCGGATTGTTCTTGGAACGACGGCTGAGAATCTGCAGGACGCGTTCGATTTCATCCGCTCGGCCGATGACCGGATCTAATTGGCCTTCCTGGGCGAGCTGAGTCAGATCCCGGCCGAATTCGTCGAGCGCCGGAGTATTGCTTTTCCGGTCCCGTTCCCGGGGAGCCGACTTGCGGAGGAACGTGACCGTTAGCTGGCGCGCCGTTAAAAGATTGGCACCCAAGCTTCTGAGAATCTTGCCGCCGATTCCTTCTTCTTCCCGCAGAAGCCCGAGCAGCAGATGTTCACTCCCGATGTGGTTATGGCCCAACAGGCGTGCTTCTTCAACTCCGTATTCGATGACTTTCTTGACACGGGGGCTGAACGGAATCTCTCCGAACGTCATAGTCGTCCCCCCGCCCGGAAGGTTCCGTTCGATTTCGAGTCTGATCTGCTCGGTCGATAACCCCATCTTCTTCAGAATCATCAGAGCGATTCCGTCGGATTCACGCAAAATGGCCAAGACAAGATGCTCGGTCCCCAGATAGTCATTCTGGTGACGCTCGGCCTCTTCCCGTGCGAGGATGATGATCTTCCGGCCCTTGTCCGTGAATCGTTCGAACATCCTGCCTCCTTTTGATGGGGTCTACGAGCGGAATTACGAGAGCAAACCCTTCGAAAAACTTAGCCTAATTCTAACTAGGCCGCATCCCGGTGTCAAGGATACCGCCGAAATGGACTCCATGGAAAAGTTTCGTATGACGCTGTAGACGTTCGATAAAGCAACACCCGTTCACTTCATTGACTTCAAAAGAAGGCTCCCGATAGAATCTCGCACCTCTCATCCCACAATCCATTTTGATTACGACCAGGCCTCTGCGATGAAAAGCAAGAGCATTGGAATTTTGACTAAGCCCAAATTTCCACAGGTCAAGACCACCCTCCATGCGGTCGTCACATGGCTTCGAGCTCGGAACATCGACGTCATCTTGGATACAACGTCGGCAAGCCTTCTGGGCGAGTCCGGGGGCATTCAGAAAACCCAACTGGCTGGGAAGGCCGGTGTCATTCTTGTCCTAGGCGGTGATGGGACAATGCTCAACGCGGCCAGACTGGCGGCGGAGCAAGGGATTCCGATCCTTGGTGTCAATATGGGTGGGCTCGGGTTCTTAACTGAGGTCCAGTTAGAGCATTTGTATCCCTCGCTGGAGCGAGTCTTCGCCAATGAATACGTCTTGGATGAGCGGCTCATGCTGAGGACGCATGTGCATCGGCATGGAGAAACCGTCGCCCAAGGAGTGGTGCTGAATGATGTGGTGATCAGTAAGGGTACGCTAGCCCGCATGATCGAGTTGAAGGTGGCCATCCAAGGGCAGTTCGTCACGAGTCTTCGCGGGGACGGATTGATCGTGAGCACACCCACCGGATCGACGGCTTATTCTCTGTCCGCGGGGGGACCTATTATTGATCCTGCAGTGCAGTCTTTGATTCTCACACCGATATGTCCGCACACCCTCACCCATCGTCCCTTGATCGTACCCAGCAGCATCGAGATCGATGTCACACTGACCAGCAAAGACGACGGTGCGATGGCGACGCTCGACGGTCAAGTGGGGGTGGCGATCGCAGAAGGGGACACGGTCGCGATTCAAGCATCGGAGCATCGAACAAGGCTGATCCGGTTTCCGGAGACTCACTACTATGAGGTGCTGCGAGAGAAGCTCAACTGGGGAGATCGGTAGGGAGCTGGCTGTCCGTCGTCCTACGACAGGGCTTTCTCGATCAGCCCTAACATTTCTCGATTGCTCACGTGCTTGAAAGCTCCGATGCAATCCGTCGGGCCTTTGTGAGCCTGCTCGGCTGCTTCGAGTACACGCAGGCCTTTGACATTCACCGGGTGGCTGTTTCGATTCTTGAGGATGGTCTGCAGTTTACTGAGTATCCCTTCCGCGCTCGCCCTGCTCAACGGAGCCTTCGTTTTGAGATAACGCGACACGACTTCGGCACACCACTCCCCGTCCCGTTTGGCCACCCCTACGAGTCCTTCGCTTGCCTTGCGAGCCCAGCCGGCGAGGAATATGCCATCAAACACTTTCCCTGAGGTCTCGTCAAACGCTTGAAAGAGTGCATCGTCCGGGTCGTTGGTTGTCTTATGGGGATTGGTTACGAACACGCCGCTCTTATACGGTAGACCGACGGTTTCATCGACCTTGTCGCCCACGGCGAAGACCACGGAGTCGCACGGGAACTCGTAATACTGTTTGAGTCCCACTGCAGCCGTATCTTCCCCTTTAGGCTCAAGTTTGTTCTCTTCCATTTCGAGACCCCGGACACGGTTGTTCCCATCAACGAGAATCCGTTTCGGAGATGCCAAGAACCTGAAATCCATTTTGGTTTCGCTGATTTTCGGTTCGCACTTGGTAAATTCGTCTACAAGGCCTTTGAGAACTTCTTCCGCGTTTTGACCTACTGCGGCCAGACGATCCTTAATGCGAGCGAACTCCTTTGTGATCCCGTCCACGTCCATATTCGCGCATACTGCCCGGATTTCTTTGGGGTTGTACTTGCGCTCGGCAGGTCCACGCCGGACCACGGCCGTGACTCGATCGACCTTCTTATAGCGAATCAACCAGTGGGCAATATCAACCATCACATCGCCTGCTCCAATGACGGCCACTTGCTTGCCCATATCAAACGGTCGATCCCCGAATCCGGGTAAGCGATTGAAGTGATAGACCACATCTTTCGCGTGGAAGACCCCCCGCGCGCTATCTCCTTCGACGCCAATGGTCTTCGTTCCTTGCGCTCCGGTTGAAAAGACCACCGCACTGGCGCCAAGTTCCCTGAGGTCTTCAACCGTAAGGTCCTTGCTTTTTCCGACTGACACATTTCCGAAATAATGAACGTTGGGTGCTTCCAAAATACCCCAATAGGTTTTTTTAAGCCCCCCGCGCAGTTTCAACTTGCTCGGAAAGATTCCGTATTCCGCAAGCCCTCCGAACTTGATATCGCGGTTGAGGACAATCACTTCGTTGCCTGCCTCCGCCATCTTGTTGGCGACAGCCATTCCCGCAGGGCCGGCTCCTACCACGATTACGACGTGCGTTTCTCCCTTCAAACCTGTCACGCTCATCGATAGCTCTTATATTGGTACAAAATCAGACGACAAAACGGCAGAACCATCAAAATTTTCGCGCACTTTAGCATAGGGATTTGGAAGCTGTCAAAAACTCTCCTTGCACGAATCTCGAGTATATTGATGGTGACGTTATCCCCCCGCACTGCCAATTGGACCTCCCGGCTCAGTCATACGCCAGGGGTCCAGCAACTCGTTCAGCCGTTTTTCGGACAGGACCTTCTGTTCTTTTGCCACCGCTCGTACCGTCTTCCCCGATTTGTACGCATCCTTCGCGAGCTTCGCCGCAGCTTCGTATCCAATCTCCGGAGCCAACGCCGTACACATCGCTAAGCTCTCTTCGATTAAACTCCGGCAACGTTCCTCGTTGGCCTTAATACCCTCGATACAGCGAGTTGCAAAGTTATGCGACGCCGTCGCTAATAACTCGATGGATTGTAGAAGGTTGTATGCCATGACAGGCAACATGACGATCAGTTCGAAGTTGGCTGCCTGTCCTGCAACGGTGACGGTCACATCGTTTCCGATCACCTGGGCACAGACCATCGTCATCGATTCCGCAATGACAGGGTTCACTTTGCCCGGCATAATCGACGAACCCGGTTGGGTTTCTGGCAAATTGATCTCCCCAAGCCCACAGCGGGGTCCGGAACCCAGCCAACGGATGTCATTGGCTATTTTCATCAGGCTTACGGCAATCGTTCGTAATTCTCCGCTCGCTTCCACGAGCGAGTCTTGAGTCGACTGGGCCTCAAAATGATTGGACGCCTCCCTAAACGAACAACCGGTTTCCTTTGTGATAATCGCCAGTGCCTTACGTGCGAAGTCCGGATGACAATTGAGGCCGGTGCCAACCGCCGTACCACCGAGCGCGACTTCGCCGAGCGATTCTTGTGCTCGCTTCACCCGCTGGATACCGAGCTCGATTTGACGCGCATAGCCACCGAATTCCTGTCCCAGTCTCACCGGCGTCGCGTCCTGTAAGTGGGTACGACCGATCTTCACGATCTTGTCAAATTCCCTCGCCTTTCGATCGAGGGCCTTCTGTAAGCGGATGAGTGCCGGAAGAAGTTGGCGCTCCATCATTTCTACCGCCGCGATGTGAATGGCCGTTGGAATAACGTCGTTGCTCGATTGGCCGAGATTGACGTGGTCGTTTGGATGCACCAGTTTGCTGCCACGCGCTCCGCCAAGCAATTCGGTCGCGCGGTTTGAGATCACCTCGTTGGTATTCATGTTGGTCGAGGTACCGGATCCGGTTTGGAAAATATCCACGGGAAATTCCGCGTCGAGTTTTCCCTCCACCACTTCTGATGCAGCTTGCCGCATCACATCAGTTTGTTTCTTGTCCAGGAGGCCATGCGATTCATTGACCGTCGCTGCGGCTCGTTTGATCAGTCCCATCGCTCGAATCATGGCACGAGGAAACCGGAGTGAGCTAATTGGAAAGTTTTCGATCGCCCTGGCTGTCTGCACCCCGTAATATGCGTCCTCTGGCACAGCCAATTCGCCCATAGTATCCCGCTCCATGCGGGTCTTTCCTGAATTCAAGGGAGGCTTGGACGCGTGGGGCTGTGCCTGTGACCCTAAGGGCTTCTTCATGATTGCGGCTCCTCCTGAACTGGCTGTAATAAAAGGAACAGCATCTTAAACGGTTGCTGCCCAGAAGCTCAAGAGTGAGGGCGGAGGAGGATTGATCCGGCCGTCGAGAATCCGTTAGGAGTTACCGAGGGGGAATTCCGCTATGACCGAGACCGCCTTTCGTGTCGATGCCTACGCGGGGTATAAGGGAGAAGAAACTCCTCGGTCCTTTACGATCGAGGGAGTCAGTCACAGCGTGGCCGAAATCGTCGTTCGATGGTATAGCGAAACTCATTCCTATTTCAAAGTGAGAACGACTCGCGGACACCGCTTTGTTCTTCGTTTTGACCTGGACCAGAGTGTGTGGGAACTCGTGATGCGGGAGCGTGATCTCGGATGAAGATGAAAAGGAAAGGCCCGCATGCGCGGGCCTTTCTTCAGGAACCTCTGCAGGCAGACTTAGCCGACTTTCACCTCAATCGCCTTCGGCTTGGCCTTCTCTGATTTCGGCAGATGGAGATTCAACAGTCCGTCCCTAAACTCTGCCTTGACCTTCTCTTCATCGATCACATCAGGCAAGCTAAAGCTTCGAACGAAGCTCCCGTAGGACCGCTCGACCCGATGATACTTCTTGCCCTTCTCTTCTCGTTCCTGTTTGCGTTCTCCCTGAATCGTGAGGACGCCGTCTTCCAGCATGACCTTCACATCCTCTCTCTTGACATCAGGAAGCTCCGCCTTGATCAGGTATTCCCCGTCGGTTTCACTGATATCAACGGAAGGAGTCCAATCCGCAACGATCATCGTTTCTTTTCCATTGGTTCGTGTAGCAGGCCGTGCAAACATGCGATTGAGCCGATCGGACATGTCTTCCAACTCACGAAATGGATCCCAGCGCATAACAGCCGTCATGGCATACCTCCTTAAAGTTTCTTAACGGTGCAGGATACATTATTGGTATTTCACAGTGGCGCTGCGCCTATTGTGCCATCTGCGCTCTAGATAATTGCGGTTAAACGAGAGTCAAGGGGGGGAGCTACGGAATTGGCTAGCGTTTGTCGAGTGGCACGTATGGGCGATTGTGCTCACCGGAGTAGATCTGCTCCGGTCTGAAAAGCTTGTTCTCATTGAGCTGTTCCAACCAGTGTGCCAGCCACCCGGAAACACGCGACATAGCAAAGAGCGGGGTAAAAAGATCCACGCTGATGCCCATTTTGTCGTACAGGACGCCAGAATAAAAATCGACATTGGGATAGATGCCTTTCCCCTGCAGCAGGTCTCGGGCTGTTTCCTCAACTTCTAAGGCAATTTCGTACAGGGGCGATGGGGCGGATTCCTTGAACAGTCGTTCGCAGAGGCCTTGCAGGACAGTTGCTCGCGGATCCTTGACCTTGTACACGCGGTGGCCGAATCCCATCAGCTTGTGTTTTCCCCGAATCTTGTCTTCAACGTATCGCCGTGCTCGTTCCGGCGAACCGATCTCTTTCAACATCTGGACGACTTCTTCATTCGCCCCCCCGTGCAAGGGACCTTTCAGTGCGCCAATCGATGATGCAACGACGGTGTATGGATCCGCTAGGGTTGATGCCGTGACGAGGCCGGTAAACGTCGACGCATTCATCGTGTGCTCGGCGTGCAAGATGAAACAATCGTCTAAAATCTCGCTCCATAGCGGAGGCGGTGTCTGTTCGGTCAACATGTACAGAAAGTTTTCGGAAAATCCGAGTTCGTCGCGGGGAGGGATCGGGGCATCGCCGTGGCGGAGCCTGGCCCAGGCTGCCACAATCGTGGGGAGTTTGGCCACTAACCGCACGACTGACCAATAATTATTCTCAACATCTTTTACGTTCCGCCCCGGATAGAACATACCGAGAGCAGCTACCGCCGCCTGTAAGGCATCCATGGGGTGGCCCTGCTCCGGCAAGCACTTCATCAGATCAATGATCTTGAATTTGATTCGGCGATGATGGGTGATGTCCGTGGTCCACCGAGTCATTTCTGGTTCTGTCGGGAGATGCCCAAAGAGGAGGAGAAATGCAGTCTCGAGATAGGAGGATTTCATGCAGAGGTCTTCGACACGGATACCGCGGTATTCGAGTACACCGCGCTGTCCATCTACGTCACTGACCGCTGATTTAGCGGCTGGCACTCCGGCAAGACCCGGCATGAAATCATGTGGCATCGTCGTACTCCCCGAATGATTTATACTAGCTTATCATGTTTGAAACAGGATCATCTTGAAATGAAATATTTCGATTGGCATACTGATTCCCAAAAAAGAGTCGGACTGCTGATGTTCATCAGGGTCATGATCATAGTTGGATTGGCCACCCTGGCCCTCGCCTTCTTCATGGTCACCCGCGGTTCTCATGGTGTTAAGTCCGCACCATCTGCGAAACCGGTGGGGACGAGCACCCTCAGTCACGGAGGACAACCTGCCACTTCACCATCAAACGGGTTGCCCTACCGATCAGATGAAAGCGCGAATGATCAGGACCGTGCAGGCAAGACAAAGTAGATCATGGTAAATGTGCGGCTCATCAGTCTCGGTTTCATAGCCGTTCTTCTTGCCGTCGGTCTTTCGGTACAAGCTGAAGATGAGCAGCTCATTTTTGCGGTGGTGAGCGAAGTACCCAAAGACCGGTCCCGGGTTGCTGCCAAGATATCAAGCAACGATGTGGTGAGCGATGCGAAACTCTTGGCATCGGACACGATCCAGAATAATCTCATCTGGAAAAAACTAGAAATTTGCCATGCTATGCGCATAGAAGGGTTCAAATCGCCTGAAGGGGTTAAGATAGCGTCAGTGCGCATCATCGACGCCGCCATGCTGCCGATGTCACTGCAAACGTTCGCCGGAGATTGCCTCATCAAGAAGGCCATTGAGGTGGCCCCGCTTGCTGATTAAAGCAGTCGGGGGTGCGACCCTAGGCTCGGCACACCGGGCACAGCGTCGGTTCTACGTCGGATTCACATTCAGCAACCGTCAAGGAGAACAACTGCTCACATTGCCGGCAGAGGCAGATTTCAAAGTATGGGATTCCGGCATCGTCGATTTCAGTCGGGAGAAGGAGCTCCCCCGGATCGAATCCGAGAATGGCCCCATCCGGAAATTTGACCAGTGCGAGTCGATCATTGAACACTTCAAACGTCGCTTCCTGAGATTTGCGCTCCAGAAGGTGTCCGACCACCAACACCGGTTGCCCTTTGCGTTTGGTACGAAGGT
Protein-coding regions in this window:
- a CDS encoding Hsp20/alpha crystallin family protein; protein product: MTAVMRWDPFRELEDMSDRLNRMFARPATRTNGKETMIVADWTPSVDISETDGEYLIKAELPDVKREDVKVMLEDGVLTIQGERKQEREEKGKKYHRVERSYGSFVRSFSLPDVIDEEKVKAEFRDGLLNLHLPKSEKAKPKAIEVKVG
- a CDS encoding class II fumarate hydratase — encoded protein: MKKPLGSQAQPHASKPPLNSGKTRMERDTMGELAVPEDAYYGVQTARAIENFPISSLRFPRAMIRAMGLIKRAAATVNESHGLLDKKQTDVMRQAASEVVEGKLDAEFPVDIFQTGSGTSTNMNTNEVISNRATELLGGARGSKLVHPNDHVNLGQSSNDVIPTAIHIAAVEMMERQLLPALIRLQKALDRKAREFDKIVKIGRTHLQDATPVRLGQEFGGYARQIELGIQRVKRAQESLGEVALGGTAVGTGLNCHPDFARKALAIITKETGCSFREASNHFEAQSTQDSLVEASGELRTIAVSLMKIANDIRWLGSGPRCGLGEINLPETQPGSSIMPGKVNPVIAESMTMVCAQVIGNDVTVTVAGQAANFELIVMLPVMAYNLLQSIELLATASHNFATRCIEGIKANEERCRSLIEESLAMCTALAPEIGYEAAAKLAKDAYKSGKTVRAVAKEQKVLSEKRLNELLDPWRMTEPGGPIGSAGG
- a CDS encoding citrate synthase; this translates as MPHDFMPGLAGVPAAKSAVSDVDGQRGVLEYRGIRVEDLCMKSSYLETAFLLLFGHLPTEPEMTRWTTDITHHRRIKFKIIDLMKCLPEQGHPMDALQAAVAALGMFYPGRNVKDVENNYWSVVRLVAKLPTIVAAWARLRHGDAPIPPRDELGFSENFLYMLTEQTPPPLWSEILDDCFILHAEHTMNASTFTGLVTASTLADPYTVVASSIGALKGPLHGGANEEVVQMLKEIGSPERARRYVEDKIRGKHKLMGFGHRVYKVKDPRATVLQGLCERLFKESAPSPLYEIALEVEETARDLLQGKGIYPNVDFYSGVLYDKMGISVDLFTPLFAMSRVSGWLAHWLEQLNENKLFRPEQIYSGEHNRPYVPLDKR
- a CDS encoding NAD(+)/NADH kinase, which codes for MKSKSIGILTKPKFPQVKTTLHAVVTWLRARNIDVILDTTSASLLGESGGIQKTQLAGKAGVILVLGGDGTMLNAARLAAEQGIPILGVNMGGLGFLTEVQLEHLYPSLERVFANEYVLDERLMLRTHVHRHGETVAQGVVLNDVVISKGTLARMIELKVAIQGQFVTSLRGDGLIVSTPTGSTAYSLSAGGPIIDPAVQSLILTPICPHTLTHRPLIVPSSIEIDVTLTSKDDGAMATLDGQVGVAIAEGDTVAIQASEHRTRLIRFPETHYYEVLREKLNWGDR
- a CDS encoding ATP-dependent Clp protease ATP-binding subunit — translated: MFERFTDKGRKIIILAREEAERHQNDYLGTEHLVLAILRESDGIALMILKKMGLSTEQIRLEIERNLPGGGTTMTFGEIPFSPRVKKVIEYGVEEARLLGHNHIGSEHLLLGLLREEEGIGGKILRSLGANLLTARQLTVTFLRKSAPRERDRKSNTPALDEFGRDLTQLAQEGQLDPVIGRADEIERVLQILSRRSKNNPVLIGESGVGKTAIVEGLAQRIVMSEVPDNLLSRRVIALDLGSLVAGTKYRGQFEERLKVVMKEIVQAGNIIIFIDELHTLVGAGAAEGSIDASNMLKPALSRGEIQCIGATTLDEYRKHIEKDGALKRRFQPIYVQPPSIDETVRIIQGLRDRYEEHHGVEITEDAIVEAVKLSDRYITDRFLPDKAIDLIDETGSRAKLQTYALPSELKAMEQELKKVSRDKEMAISMQNFEEAVRHREEEERLRKLLDESKREWKKNQEKQKPTIGKEDVAYVVSKMTGIPLFKLEEEESNKLLRMEEFLHKRVVGQNEAISAVARAIRRSRAGLKEARKPIGSFIFLGPTGVGKTELARTLAEFLFNSEDALIRIDMSEYQEKFTSSRLFGAPPGYVGYEEGGQLTERVRRRPYSVVLFDEIEKAHPDVFNILLQVLDDGVLTDSLGRKVDFKNTVVIMTSNIGTKLIQKGVSLGFQSTEIEQDRRKKEEVLGELRRSFSPEFLNRIDEIVVFHQLDKEHLNSILDILLRELNLRLLEKGVEIEIDDEVKQWLIKEGYEPLYGARPMRRTIQRAIGDPLSEELIKGRFKDSRKIKVVLRDGAPTFIEQETLAGV
- a CDS encoding FAD-dependent oxidoreductase, translated to MSVTGLKGETHVVIVVGAGPAGMAVANKMAEAGNEVIVLNRDIKFGGLAEYGIFPSKLKLRGGLKKTYWGILEAPNVHYFGNVSVGKSKDLTVEDLRELGASAVVFSTGAQGTKTIGVEGDSARGVFHAKDVVYHFNRLPGFGDRPFDMGKQVAVIGAGDVMVDIAHWLIRYKKVDRVTAVVRRGPAERKYNPKEIRAVCANMDVDGITKEFARIKDRLAAVGQNAEEVLKGLVDEFTKCEPKISETKMDFRFLASPKRILVDGNNRVRGLEMEENKLEPKGEDTAAVGLKQYYEFPCDSVVFAVGDKVDETVGLPYKSGVFVTNPHKTTNDPDDALFQAFDETSGKVFDGIFLAGWARKASEGLVGVAKRDGEWCAEVVSRYLKTKAPLSRASAEGILSKLQTILKNRNSHPVNVKGLRVLEAAEQAHKGPTDCIGAFKHVSNREMLGLIEKALS